Part of the Halodesulfurarchaeum formicicum genome is shown below.
GCTTCTTTGACGGCCTCGACCCACTCCGAATCGGTCCGGCGGTAGTACTGGCGGATGACCTCCTTGGAGAGCTGGATGCCGTCCGCGCTGAAGCGGTTCTCGTCGAAGGTGCCGGCCACGTCCGCGACCAGCACCTCGCCGTCGTGATAGACACACTCGATCTTGCCGTCCTGGTGGGTGAACCCGACTCGATCGGCCCGCTCCGTAATGACGCGGTTGACCGTCCGGGCACAGTCCTCGAGCGCGTCGATGCTCGCCGGGCCGGCGATCTGTGCGGCCGCCTCGCGGTCGAGGTAGCGGTCCTGTTTCTCGTATTTGGTCGAGAACTCGACGATTGGCTCCTCGAGCGAGACGGTCTCTGCGGGCCAGGAGTCATAATCCAGGCCGTGATCGGCCGGCTCGGTCCGGCGGCGCAGGCTCGATCCGGGCGGGACGACGTTTCGAAAGACGATCTCCAGCGGCACGACCATGGGGCCACCAGCCGCGTGGTAGGCCTCGTAATCGTAGCCTGCCTCGGTGTGTGGCAGGTCCGGGACCTGGGCCAGATCGATCGCCATCTCGGTCGGGGGTTCCTCCACAGCCGCGAGTGGCAGTACCTCGCCGTCCTCGATCACGCCGCGATAGTGAGTCGAAACGCCTGCCTCCTCCAGGCGCTCGAAGTTGTACGCGCCCATCGCACAGAGACTCGCCCCTTTCTGTGGGATCTCGTCGGGCATCCGCCCCCAGTCGAAGACCGAGTAATCGTCGCTGAAGACGAACGCTCCCTGCCCGAGAGTCCCCTCCGAGGGCGGGGTCTCGACCCGAATGTCCTTGACGCTGGTCATACGCGCACCTGGGAGCGGGGGCCCCAAAGCGTTTCTCACCGACCCCGCGAACTTTTTGGGCTGTACCGAATACGCGACGCCATGGCAGACGGGCCCACGCTGCCGACCGGTGTCCCCCGCGAGCAGTTCGAATTCGAGGTCCGCCCGAACACCGACCAGTCCTTCGAGAACGCCCTGGCCCGGGCCCGGGCCGGGGACCGGCTCACCGTCGCCGATGCGATCGAGTTGCTCACTACCGGCTCGGATCGGCGGGGCATCGACCCCGAACGCCTGGAGGCGGTTGTCACCGCCGCCGATCACCGCCGCGAGGACGTCGTCGGTGACTCGGTCACCTTCGTCGCGAACCTCAACAACAACGTCACAACCGCCTGTGACACGGGCTGTCTGTTCTGCAACTATCGGGACAGCGCTCACACCTTCGAGACCGGCTACGACGGCGAGAATCGTGGCTACACCCGCTCGCCGGCCCAATCCCGGTCGCTCGTGCTGGAGGCCGTTCGACGCGGGATCTCGGAAGTCACCACCGTAAGCGGGCTCCATCCCGCCCTCGCGCTCGACGACGAGCATCGGGAGATCCTGGCGGCCGAATCCAGCCACTCCTACCGGCCGCCCGCGGCCTACCGCACCGATCCGGGAACCTACACCGGGCAGCTCCGGGCCGTGTCCGTCGACGGGCTTCACGTCCACTCGATGACGCCCGAAGAGGCCGATCACGCCCGTCGCGGGACCGACTGGGACTTCGAGACGGTCTACCGCCGGCTCGGCGAAGCGGGCCTCGATTCGGTTCCCGGCACCGCCGCCGAGATCCTAATCGAGGAAGTCCGGGAGGTCATCTGCCCCGGGAAGATCGACACCCAGGGCTGGCTCGACGCGATGGCAGGAGCGGCCGCCGCGGGCCTCCCGATGACCGCGACGATGCTGTACGGGCACGTCGAAAACGAGGCCCATCGGGCCAGGCATCTCGCCCGTATCCGGGAGTTACAGGACCGGACGGGAGCCATCACCGAGTTCGTCCCACTCTCCTTTGTCCATCACGACACCCCACTCGCGAGGCGGGGCCTGGTTTCGGGCGGTGCCACGAGAGCCGAAGACCGCCTCGTCGTGGCCGTTTCCCGGCTCTTCCTGGACAACATCGAGCACGTCCAGGCCTCCTGGGTGAAACACGGCGACGACCTGGCGAAGACACTCCTTGCTGGTGGGGCCGACGACCTCTCGGGCACGCTCCTCGCGGAGTCGATCACCAGCCGCGCCGGCGGGGACCACGGCGAGTTCCGCTCGGTCGCGGCCCTGGTCGACCTGATCGACGATCTCGATCGCGTGCCGGTCGAGCGCTCGACTGACTACGAGCGCCGTCACCGGATCGACCCGAAGCGAGAGCGGCCAGGCCCGGTATTGGGACCGCTCGCGGACGGAACACCGCTTCTGGCCCCGGGGGAGACGGTTCCCGAGCCCTAAGTTCGCGGGCCGTCCGTGTCGCCGATGATGGCACGGTAGTGCCGGCCAGCGGGAGTATCACCGTAGATCACTCGTCCCACTGGCTCGCCGATCCACTCGTTTTCGAGTCCGGACGCGGGAAGGAACCGCTCGCGGACGGGCAGCCGTTCGCGAAGCGCGATGCCCATGGACTCGACGGTCGCCGCCAGGTCACGGAACGCGGGCCAGGCGGCTTCGGGGTTCACGTGATCGACCGTCACCGGGGACACTCCGCCCAGATCGTCCGCGCCGGCCCGGAGGAGCGGTTCGACGGATGCGAGGTTCGGTGGGATCTGGACGGCGACCGCCGGGGGCAACGCCGTTCGAGCCATCGCGACGACCCGCCTGAGCGTGTCCGTTCCCGGTTCCGCGCCCTGCCAGCGCTCGTTTTGAGTCACCGGCTGGACGATCACCTCCTGGATGTGTCCGTACCGTTCGTGGAGTGCTCGAATCGCGAGCAGGCTCTCGGCCCGGTCGCGCCAGTCCTCGCCGATCCCCACGAGGATGCCGGTGGTGAACGGGACCGACAGTTCGCCCGCGGCGCGAATCGTCCGGAGTCGATCGGCCGGGGACTTGCCCCGCGGCCCCGCGTGGGCCGGTACCTCGGCCGTCGTTTCGAGCATCACGCCCATGCTGGCCATCACGTCGGCCACCGCAGCCAGTTCCTCGCGAGTCTGCTCACCCGGGTTGCCATGCGGGAGCAGGCCAGCGTCGAGGGCCCATTTTGCTCCGGCTCGCAGGTACTCCTGGACGGACTCGAAGCCGCGGGCGGAGAGGGCCTCGTGGATCGCCGTGTACCGCTCGTCCGGATCATCGCCGAAGGTGAAAAGCGCCTCCGTACAGCCCGCCTCGCGGCCGCGGCGAAGTTTCGAGCGGACCGCTTCCGGGTCCAGCAGGTCGGCCGCCCCCGGCGGATCGTAGAAGGTGCAGTAGCCACAGGCGTACCGACAGGCCGTCGTCAGCGGGAGAAAGACGTTTCGAGCGACGGTCACGGTTTCGGGTGGCTCGACTGCCGTGGGCTCGACCGCCAGCAGCGACTCGACTGCCGACTGGTCGATCGACAGGTCGAGTCCGGCCGCGGGAAACACGAGTTGGCTCTCGGGTGGCCGGCAGTTAAGTGCTCTCCGGTGGGACTCTCGTCACCGTTGGGCGGCCCGCAGTCGTCTCGATCCGGAACCCCGCCTCCCGAAGCCAGGCCACACTGTGGGGGCCGCCGTGGAGCAGCACCTCGATCAGATCCGCGGGTTCGTCCACGTCGGTCCCCAGCCGGAAGGAATCAATCTCGCCCACCTCAAGGGCTCGCTCCCCGGCGATTCGGCGGTGATCGCGAATCGACGCGCCGTGATAATCGACCGAGAACGAGTCCGTCCGGACGAGCATCGCGTTCGTCCCGCCACCGCGCCCCGGGGCCAGGACCACGTCGCCGGCGGTCGCCTGCAGGCGAGCCAGCGATTCCGGCTCGATGAGTGGCAGGTCGGCCATGACGACCGCAACTGGGGTCCGCTCCTCGATAGCGTCCTCGACCACCGCATCGAGGGGGCGATCGTCCACTCGAATGGGGGCCGACACAGTCGCCTCGGGTTCTTCAGTCGCGATCACCGTCGGTTCCAGTTCGGTGGGCGCCATCGCCTGCAGCACGTCACGCAACATCGCGATCGCGAAGTCCGCGCGCTCGGAGGCGGAGAGTACGGACCCGAGCCGTCGCTTGGGGGTGGTCGCGTCGAACGGAATGCGGGCCCGCATGGGCCTAGCCGAGTTTGTCGTAGGTCTCCCGGTTGGAGAGATACCAGTAGCCGACACCGGCGAGGATCGCGAGCACCACCACGACACCACCGATCATGAGCAGCGTGCTCGTCCGCTGGCTTTGCTGCTGGGCGGACTCGGCACTCGCCTGGGCGTCGCCCGCGAGGTCCTGCGCGTTCTCGAAGTTGCCGGAGTTGAACGCGGACCGGGCGTTATCGAGGCGGTCAGTGGCCTCGGTCACGTCGACACCGGCGTCCTCGGCGTCCTGGATCGCCGCGGTCGCATCGTCGAGGGCCGTCCGGGCGGCCTGGCTCGATTCAGTATACGGCCGCGCCGTCGAGGTCAGCAGATCGTTCTCCGCGCCGCCGGACTGGCTCTCGGTGAAGTCAGCGAGCGTGATCGACTGGGCCGGCTCGTAGGACCAGTTCGACCACTCGGGAACCGTCCCCTGAACTCGCACTTCGACCATCGCCACGTCCCCCTCCTTGTCGAGGGTGTGACTGAACTCCTGGCCGTTGTACTGCTGTTTGTCGAGTTGACTGTCGCTGAGATCGTAGGTCGTCACCGTCCAGGTGACCGACTCGAGCTCGGTCGCCCCCTCCAGGTTCCACTCGTTGTAGTTGGTATAGAGGTCCTCGACCGTGTAGGTCACGTCGACCGTCGAGCCGACCTCGACGGTATCGGGAGCCGTGGCGTCGCTCACTGACACCGCCGCGGCCGGGCCGGCCGCGACGACCGCGAGCAGCACCGCAGCGATCGCGAGTTTAGAATAGTGGCTCGAGTTCATCGTCCTCGTCTTCCACCAAGTCCTGTAAGGCCGCTTCGCTTTCCTGCCGGATGTCGTCCATGTTCTCCTGGGCCTCGACGGCCTTGCCCTGGAGTTCCTTGATGCGTGGCACGTTCGTGACTCCGGAGAGCAGCGTGACCGCGGCGACTTGCGAGGAGTCGCCGACGGGGTAGTCTCCACCCCGGACCTCCATGCTGCCGGTCTGTTCTTCGAGCCACTTGCGGCCGCGCTCGATACCCTTCCGGTTGAGGTAACTGGACGGGCCGGCCACGACCAGCAGTGCCCGTTCGGTCCCCTCGATCTCACAGGGCAGGGTGAGCCGCCCCAGTGCGGCCTTCCGGACGAGACTCGTGATCCGGTTGGTCGTGTTCGCCGAGTCCTCGGTTTCCGAACCCCCGCTCCCGGTGATCTTCGAGAGGAAACCGCCGCTCGAACCGGAGTTCTCGACGGTCTCGGACGCATAGCCGATGGTCGAGACGCCGCCGCCAGCAAGCGTGTTGATGATCTCGCTGGAGTCGACGACACTCTCCCCCACGTCGCCGCTCCCGGTGACCTCGCCGGCCCCGAAGAGGATGCCAAAGCGGGTGACGATCTCCTCGTTGATCTCGTCGTACCCGCCCTGGATGGACTCCCCGGACTTGCGCCAGGCGTCGTTGTCGAACACGAGGAGGTTGTCCACCTCGCTGACGAACGTCTGGAAGGACCGGGCCGCGTTCAGCGTGTAGATGCCGCCCTCGTCCTTGCCCGGCAGGACGCCGATCCCGTAGACCGGTTCGGTGTAGATGCGCTTGAGGTGCTTTGCGAGCACCGGCGCGCCCCCACTCCCGGTTCCGCCGCCCAGCGCGGCGATGATGAGAAACGCGTCGACCTCGTGGACCGGAATGTTGTCGATCGCGCCCTGGATCTCGTCGATGTCCTCCTCGGCGATCTCCGCGCCGAGTTCGTTGTCCGCTCCGACCCCGTGTCCCTTCACCCGGGACTGCCCGATCAGTACCCGGTTGTCCTCCGGGACCTTCTCCAGCCCCATGAGGTCGGCCTTCGCGGTGTTGACCGCGATGGCGGACCGGACGATCCCCGAGTCAGTTCGCTCGTCGTACTCGAGGAACTTGTCGAGTATCTTGCCCCCCGCCTGGCCGATCCCGATCATTGCGAGTTTCATGCTACAGTGTACTCTACGTCAAAACACGTGTGATGGCGGCCATAAGGCTTTTGTTGGGATTATCAAGATGTGTCAGACACGGGGCGTGCGTCGACTGGGACCGGTCGGCGAACGTGCACAAAACGTGACAATTTTGGCACCTGTGCCGAGTCCTCAGGTCGACTCGATGTACTCCGCGAGGGACAGCAGATCAGCGGGTTCCAGCCCGAAGGCCGAGATGTCGTTCTCGGCCGTCGTATTGTCGAACTGTAACGAGCGATACTGATCTCGCCCGAAGGGCACAAAGGAAAGTGGGTCCGCGAGGTTCATCCCGATCTCGGTCAGCGACATCGGCACCGGAATCACGGAGAGTGACTTGCCCTCGGCCTCGTAGAGCAATCGAGCCACGTCGGCCAGTGAAAGCGCCTCCGGGCCCCCGATATCGTATGTCTGGCCGCGATGTTCCGCCGACTCGACACAGTCCGCGAGCATCGGAGCCAGATCGCCGATCCAGATGGGCTGGAACCGGGTCGAGCCCCCGGCCGGGAGCGCGGTCACGTAGGGGGTCGTCAGCGTCCGGGTGAACTGCAGGAACTCACTTCCGTCCCCGAAGATGACCGAGGGGCGGACGATCGTCCATTCCAGGTCCGACTCCCGCACGACGGTCTCGGCCCGACCCTTGGCCCGGATGTAGGCCGTCGCACCCTCGGGATCGGCCCCGAGTGCGCTCATCTGGACGATCGCGGAGACGTCACCTGCCTCGGCGGCCCGAACCACGTTGCGGGTGCCCTCCAGGTGGATCTTCCGGTGCATCTCGTCCCCGCCTTTCGGTTTGAAAAGCGGCGAGAGTGCGACCAGGTTGACGACCACGTCCTGCCCCTCGATCGGATCCACGAGTGACTCATACTCGGTGACGTCCCCGGAGACAGTCTCGACCGCATCGGGCAGTTCCTCACCGTCGGGTGAGCGGGAGAGCGCCGTCACCTCGTGGCCTCGCGAGGCGAGTTCGCGACTCAAGTGGGTCCCGACGAAGCCGCTGCCGCCCGTGACGAGTACCTTCATACCCCACGGTTCGGCTGGATGCGGGATAACGCTTGTCGCGACGGGCTTGGGTTGCCGGTTGCTCTCAGAACGATTATGTGAGCGGTCGGCGAACGCGAAGCCATGCTCGTGTCTCTGGAGGGGCTTGACGGTAGCGGCAAGACGACGGTGTGGGAACGGCTCGCCGAACGCGAGACGTATACGTTCACCCACGAGCCGACGGGGTCCTGGTACGGCGACGCCGTGCGGCAGTCGATCGACACCGACGGCGCGGACCCGCTAGCCGAACTCTTCTTATTCACCGCCGATCACGCCGATCACCTCTCGCGAGTCGTGAAACCGGCCCTCGACCGGGGCGAGGTGGTGGTCACGGACCGGTACTCGGACTCCCGGTATGCCTACCAGGGGGCCGCGATCGAGGGCCTCGTCCCCGACCCCGTCGCGTACGTCCAGGAGATTCACCAGCCGTTCACGCGGCCCCCGGATCTCACGATCTACTTCGAGATCGACCCGGAGACCGGCGTCGAGCGCAGCGGTGCGACGAACAAACTTGAACAGCAGGCGTTTCTCGAATCGGTCGAAGCGAACTACGAACGGCTCATCGACGCCGAGCCGGATCGGTTTGTCAGGGTGAACGCCGAACAGCCCCTGGACGCCGTCTTCGAGGCCGTCGCGTCGATTATCGAGCGTGAAACGGCGGGACAGACCGACTGACTATTCGCTCATCCCGACGTAGGTCTTGGTCTCCAGCACTCCCGCCTGGCCCTGAATCTGATCGGTCGCCACGTCCAGTACGTCCGTGACTTCGGGGGCGTCGACCTCGACGATGAGGTCGTAGTCGCCGGCGACGACGTGAGCGGCACTGACTGCATCCAGATCCGCGACCGCGTCCCGGACCTTCTGTGGAGTGCCCGCTTCGGTCCTGACCATGACGTAGGCGTGTACCATGGCTCTCAGTTGGAGCGGACCGCCAAAAATCCTCGCGCCGATCCGGGCGAACCGATCAGTCCTCGCCCGGGGCGAACCAATTTATAGCGAGGCGAGCGAAGGTGTCCCATGGTCGTCGCCTACGCACTGCTCGAGGCCGACACGCCCGAGACGGATCGCCTGCTCGAAGCCGTCGCTGGGATCGAGGCCGTCCAGACCGCTCACATCGTCGCGGGGGACGTGGAGTTGATCGCCCGGATCGAGGCCGAAGATCCGATGGCCGTCTCCGAGGTCGTCGCCAAGCAGATCGGGCGCATCGACGGCGTGGTGAACACGGAGACCTACATCAGCC
Proteins encoded:
- a CDS encoding phosphoribosylaminoimidazolesuccinocarboxamide synthase; this encodes MTSVKDIRVETPPSEGTLGQGAFVFSDDYSVFDWGRMPDEIPQKGASLCAMGAYNFERLEEAGVSTHYRGVIEDGEVLPLAAVEEPPTEMAIDLAQVPDLPHTEAGYDYEAYHAAGGPMVVPLEIVFRNVVPPGSSLRRRTEPADHGLDYDSWPAETVSLEEPIVEFSTKYEKQDRYLDREAAAQIAGPASIDALEDCARTVNRVITERADRVGFTHQDGKIECVYHDGEVLVADVAGTFDENRFSADGIQLSKEVIRQYYRRTDSEWVEAVKEAKREALASAEPDWRESVEISPKPLPEHVLRHVSNMYAAGANTYLGRDRFDAPPLETVLDHLRSL
- the cofH gene encoding 7,8-didemethyl-8-hydroxy-5-deazariboflavin synthase subunit CofH, whose protein sequence is MADGPTLPTGVPREQFEFEVRPNTDQSFENALARARAGDRLTVADAIELLTTGSDRRGIDPERLEAVVTAADHRREDVVGDSVTFVANLNNNVTTACDTGCLFCNYRDSAHTFETGYDGENRGYTRSPAQSRSLVLEAVRRGISEVTTVSGLHPALALDDEHREILAAESSHSYRPPAAYRTDPGTYTGQLRAVSVDGLHVHSMTPEEADHARRGTDWDFETVYRRLGEAGLDSVPGTAAEILIEEVREVICPGKIDTQGWLDAMAGAAAAGLPMTATMLYGHVENEAHRARHLARIRELQDRTGAITEFVPLSFVHHDTPLARRGLVSGGATRAEDRLVVAVSRLFLDNIEHVQASWVKHGDDLAKTLLAGGADDLSGTLLAESITSRAGGDHGEFRSVAALVDLIDDLDRVPVERSTDYERRHRIDPKRERPGPVLGPLADGTPLLAPGETVPEP
- the cofG gene encoding 7,8-didemethyl-8-hydroxy-5-deazariboflavin synthase subunit CofG; its protein translation is MFPAAGLDLSIDQSAVESLLAVEPTAVEPPETVTVARNVFLPLTTACRYACGYCTFYDPPGAADLLDPEAVRSKLRRGREAGCTEALFTFGDDPDERYTAIHEALSARGFESVQEYLRAGAKWALDAGLLPHGNPGEQTREELAAVADVMASMGVMLETTAEVPAHAGPRGKSPADRLRTIRAAGELSVPFTTGILVGIGEDWRDRAESLLAIRALHERYGHIQEVIVQPVTQNERWQGAEPGTDTLRRVVAMARTALPPAVAVQIPPNLASVEPLLRAGADDLGGVSPVTVDHVNPEAAWPAFRDLAATVESMGIALRERLPVRERFLPASGLENEWIGEPVGRVIYGDTPAGRHYRAIIGDTDGPRT
- the cofC gene encoding 2-phospho-L-lactate guanylyltransferase, with amino-acid sequence MRARIPFDATTPKRRLGSVLSASERADFAIAMLRDVLQAMAPTELEPTVIATEEPEATVSAPIRVDDRPLDAVVEDAIEERTPVAVVMADLPLIEPESLARLQATAGDVVLAPGRGGGTNAMLVRTDSFSVDYHGASIRDHRRIAGERALEVGEIDSFRLGTDVDEPADLIEVLLHGGPHSVAWLREAGFRIETTAGRPTVTRVPPEST
- a CDS encoding DUF4398 domain-containing protein, which codes for MNSSHYSKLAIAAVLLAVVAAGPAAAVSVSDATAPDTVEVGSTVDVTYTVEDLYTNYNEWNLEGATELESVTWTVTTYDLSDSQLDKQQYNGQEFSHTLDKEGDVAMVEVRVQGTVPEWSNWSYEPAQSITLADFTESQSGGAENDLLTSTARPYTESSQAARTALDDATAAIQDAEDAGVDVTEATDRLDNARSAFNSGNFENAQDLAGDAQASAESAQQQSQRTSTLLMIGGVVVVLAILAGVGYWYLSNRETYDKLG
- a CDS encoding tubulin/FtsZ family protein is translated as MKLAMIGIGQAGGKILDKFLEYDERTDSGIVRSAIAVNTAKADLMGLEKVPEDNRVLIGQSRVKGHGVGADNELGAEIAEEDIDEIQGAIDNIPVHEVDAFLIIAALGGGTGSGGAPVLAKHLKRIYTEPVYGIGVLPGKDEGGIYTLNAARSFQTFVSEVDNLLVFDNDAWRKSGESIQGGYDEINEEIVTRFGILFGAGEVTGSGDVGESVVDSSEIINTLAGGGVSTIGYASETVENSGSSGGFLSKITGSGGSETEDSANTTNRITSLVRKAALGRLTLPCEIEGTERALLVVAGPSSYLNRKGIERGRKWLEEQTGSMEVRGGDYPVGDSSQVAAVTLLSGVTNVPRIKELQGKAVEAQENMDDIRQESEAALQDLVEDEDDELEPLF
- a CDS encoding complex I NDUFA9 subunit family protein — translated: MKVLVTGGSGFVGTHLSRELASRGHEVTALSRSPDGEELPDAVETVSGDVTEYESLVDPIEGQDVVVNLVALSPLFKPKGGDEMHRKIHLEGTRNVVRAAEAGDVSAIVQMSALGADPEGATAYIRAKGRAETVVRESDLEWTIVRPSVIFGDGSEFLQFTRTLTTPYVTALPAGGSTRFQPIWIGDLAPMLADCVESAEHRGQTYDIGGPEALSLADVARLLYEAEGKSLSVIPVPMSLTEIGMNLADPLSFVPFGRDQYRSLQFDNTTAENDISAFGLEPADLLSLAEYIEST
- the tmk gene encoding dTMP kinase: MLVSLEGLDGSGKTTVWERLAERETYTFTHEPTGSWYGDAVRQSIDTDGADPLAELFLFTADHADHLSRVVKPALDRGEVVVTDRYSDSRYAYQGAAIEGLVPDPVAYVQEIHQPFTRPPDLTIYFEIDPETGVERSGATNKLEQQAFLESVEANYERLIDAEPDRFVRVNAEQPLDAVFEAVASIIERETAGQTD
- a CDS encoding Lrp/AsnC family transcriptional regulator, encoding MVHAYVMVRTEAGTPQKVRDAVADLDAVSAAHVVAGDYDLIVEVDAPEVTDVLDVATDQIQGQAGVLETKTYVGMSE
- a CDS encoding Lrp/AsnC family transcriptional regulator, coding for MVVAYALLEADTPETDRLLEAVAGIEAVQTAHIVAGDVELIARIEAEDPMAVSEVVAKQIGRIDGVVNTETYISRGA